Proteins from a single region of Thermococcus sp. CX2:
- a CDS encoding DHHA1 domain-containing protein, which produces MDKGAFLEKAREGAELIKMHIELGHTIRIISHRDADGITAGAILAKAIAREGGNFQLSIVKQLSGELIQELAKEKHRIYVFSDLGSGSMELIERYLTNATVVVSDHHPPEKDEFSTDSHLLVNPVSLGANSVRDLSGSGVAYFVAREMNDKNRDLSYIALVGSVGDMQEIDGTFHGMNLDIIEDGKKLGILEIRKELRLFGRESRTLAQMLAYATNPEIPEITGDERKAIEWLRAKGFDPDMKYWQLREEEKRKLHDALIIHMIKHNAPKEAIDRLIGDVVISPLYPEGDPRHEAREFATLLNATGRLNAGTLGAAICLGDEEAYKRARKMLDDYKREQIEARKFIIQNWNMADEGEHAYVFYVGRNIRDTLVGIAANIAINAGLADPEKPVVVLADSDEDPNLVKGSARTTEKALAKGYHLGKALKEVAEKLGGEGGGHAIAAGIRFPKSRIDEFIKYFNEALAKQVTGGSGSGD; this is translated from the coding sequence ATGGACAAGGGCGCTTTCTTGGAGAAGGCTCGCGAAGGGGCAGAGCTAATTAAGATGCACATCGAGCTAGGGCACACCATAAGGATAATCTCCCACCGCGATGCAGACGGTATAACTGCCGGTGCCATTCTCGCCAAGGCGATAGCAAGGGAGGGCGGAAACTTCCAGCTCAGTATAGTCAAGCAGCTCAGTGGGGAATTGATTCAAGAGCTGGCCAAGGAGAAGCACCGTATCTACGTCTTCAGCGACCTGGGAAGCGGTTCGATGGAGCTAATCGAAAGATACCTCACGAACGCGACGGTGGTGGTATCTGACCACCATCCGCCCGAGAAGGACGAGTTCTCCACCGATTCCCACCTCTTGGTGAATCCCGTCTCCTTAGGTGCTAACAGCGTTAGAGACCTGAGTGGCTCTGGCGTTGCTTACTTCGTCGCTAGAGAGATGAACGATAAGAACAGGGACTTGAGCTATATCGCACTCGTTGGGTCAGTTGGGGACATGCAGGAAATAGACGGAACCTTCCATGGGATGAACCTGGACATCATCGAGGACGGGAAAAAGCTCGGCATTCTCGAGATAAGGAAGGAGCTCCGTCTCTTCGGCAGAGAGAGCAGGACCCTCGCCCAGATGCTCGCCTACGCGACCAACCCTGAGATTCCAGAAATAACCGGTGACGAAAGGAAGGCCATAGAGTGGCTTAGAGCTAAAGGCTTTGATCCAGACATGAAATACTGGCAGCTTCGCGAAGAGGAGAAGAGGAAGCTTCACGATGCTTTGATAATCCACATGATAAAGCACAATGCCCCCAAGGAAGCCATAGACAGGCTTATCGGCGACGTGGTCATAAGCCCGCTCTACCCTGAAGGCGATCCGCGGCACGAGGCAAGGGAATTCGCGACACTCTTGAACGCCACCGGCAGGCTCAACGCTGGAACTCTTGGTGCCGCGATATGCTTGGGAGACGAGGAAGCTTACAAAAGGGCAAGGAAAATGCTCGACGACTACAAAAGGGAGCAGATAGAGGCGAGGAAGTTCATAATCCAGAACTGGAACATGGCCGACGAGGGCGAGCATGCCTATGTCTTCTACGTGGGCAGAAACATCAGGGATACTCTGGTCGGCATAGCGGCCAACATAGCCATCAACGCCGGCTTGGCAGACCCAGAAAAGCCCGTCGTTGTACTCGCGGACAGCGATGAGGATCCAAACCTCGTGAAGGGCTCGGCAAGGACGACGGAGAAGGCCCTGGCGAAGGGCTACCACCTCGGCAAGGCCCTCAAGGAAGTTGCGGAGAAGCTTGGCGGAGAGGGTGGTGGGCACGCCATAGCCGCTGGAATACGCTTCCCAAAGAGCAGGATAGACGAGTTCATCAAGTACTTCAACGAGGCCCTGGCAAAGCAGGTTACGGGAGGCAGCGGCAGTGGAGATTAA
- a CDS encoding MazG nucleotide pyrophosphohydrolase domain-containing protein, producing MNEHQQRVDKLVKEFGGYWKPFEMLAALVEEIGELSDELLKLEGVKGAGSQKKLREELGDVMFALSCIANYYRVDLLEALEESIRKYGERDAERWKNPEK from the coding sequence ATGAACGAACATCAACAAAGAGTCGATAAGCTCGTCAAGGAATTCGGGGGTTACTGGAAGCCATTTGAGATGCTGGCAGCTTTAGTGGAGGAGATTGGAGAGCTCTCCGACGAACTCCTGAAACTGGAGGGAGTTAAGGGAGCCGGGAGCCAAAAGAAATTGAGAGAAGAGCTAGGGGATGTGATGTTTGCCCTCTCGTGTATTGCCAATTACTATCGAGTGGACCTTCTGGAGGCACTCGAGGAGAGCATACGGAAGTACGGAGAGCGCGACGCGGAACGTTGGAAAAACCCCGAAAAATGA
- a CDS encoding helix-turn-helix transcriptional regulator: protein MRVKDVLGELDEKQRKTVIQCAETCGIPDLEKDIESSVNKDIVKFLKAISNPLRLQILKILKDNWLCVCLISKILGQDQTLISHHLRTLRALGLILERKEGKMHFYKTNTETLERYLSQVRTELV from the coding sequence ATGAGGGTTAAAGATGTACTAGGAGAACTGGACGAGAAGCAGCGGAAGACTGTCATTCAATGTGCAGAAACCTGCGGAATTCCAGATCTCGAAAAGGACATTGAATCCTCTGTGAATAAGGACATCGTAAAATTCCTTAAGGCAATATCAAACCCACTGAGGCTTCAGATACTCAAAATTCTGAAAGACAATTGGCTGTGTGTGTGCCTGATATCCAAAATACTCGGGCAGGATCAGACCCTAATCAGCCACCACCTTCGTACTCTAAGAGCCCTCGGCCTAATACTCGAGAGGAAGGAGGGCAAGATGCACTTCTATAAAACAAATACGGAGACCCTGGAGAGATACTTATCACAGGTTAGAACTGAACTAGTGTAG
- a CDS encoding Lrp/AsnC family transcriptional regulator: MADKITGVDVKILKLLAKNARLTYKELAEILGTTRQRISRRMDRLERNGIIKKYTIIPDYDALGYVHVILGITIRPSVDIDEVIELLKEDENVKVIERALGSHNLVVHIVGPKDMKEMEKIISNVSRKIPGIDKLDITFVTEIVKFEVL; this comes from the coding sequence ATGGCGGATAAAATAACTGGAGTTGATGTGAAGATTCTGAAACTTCTCGCCAAGAACGCCCGTTTGACCTACAAAGAGCTTGCAGAGATTTTGGGAACCACCAGGCAGAGGATTTCCAGGAGAATGGACCGTCTCGAGAGGAACGGCATAATCAAGAAGTACACAATAATTCCGGACTACGATGCTCTCGGTTACGTCCACGTCATTCTGGGGATAACCATCAGGCCATCTGTTGACATAGACGAAGTTATTGAACTCCTCAAAGAAGATGAGAACGTCAAAGTAATCGAGAGGGCATTGGGCTCCCACAATCTGGTGGTGCACATTGTTGGCCCGAAAGACATGAAGGAAATGGAAAAGATAATTTCTAATGTCTCCAGGAAAATACCCGGCATCGACAAGCTCGATATAACTTTCGTTACGGAGATTGTGAAGTTCGAGGTTCTTTAA
- a CDS encoding RidA family protein: protein MKKEVVFTEDAPKPIGPYSQGVIVEAKRWLFVSGQIPINPETGELIDGPIEEQAKQALENLLAVVRAAGGSADNVVKVTVYITDMAEYAKFNEVYAKYFSGSKPARAVVEVSNLPKGVKVEIDAIVAL, encoded by the coding sequence ATGAAGAAGGAAGTGGTTTTCACGGAAGATGCCCCAAAGCCAATCGGGCCCTACAGCCAAGGGGTAATTGTGGAAGCCAAGAGGTGGCTTTTCGTTTCCGGCCAGATACCGATAAATCCAGAGACAGGGGAACTGATAGACGGCCCAATCGAAGAGCAGGCAAAGCAAGCCCTTGAGAACCTCTTAGCAGTTGTGAGGGCCGCCGGCGGAAGCGCTGACAACGTCGTCAAAGTTACCGTCTACATAACAGACATGGCTGAATATGCCAAGTTCAACGAGGTCTATGCCAAGTATTTCTCTGGATCCAAACCGGCCAGGGCAGTCGTCGAGGTTTCAAACCTGCCAAAAGGAGTCAAGGTTGAGATTGATGCCATCGTCGCCCTTTGA
- a CDS encoding 30S ribosomal protein S3ae, which translates to MAKANPRKRAAATKDKWKMKEWFVVYAPDFFGNKEIGLTPADDPEKVIGRVIETTLKDLTGDFTKGQVKLYFQVYDVKGQNAYTKFKGHTLARSYIRSLVRRRTTRIDGIFNITTKDGYKLRVMGMVIAYRRIQTSQERAIREIMRDIIYKKAEELNYKDFILEAVTGKMATEIAKEARRIYPIKRAEIRKIKVLAEPEA; encoded by the coding sequence ATGGCAAAGGCTAACCCAAGGAAGAGGGCTGCTGCAACCAAGGATAAGTGGAAGATGAAAGAGTGGTTCGTGGTTTACGCTCCAGACTTTTTCGGCAACAAGGAGATAGGCTTAACTCCAGCCGACGACCCCGAGAAGGTCATCGGAAGGGTCATCGAGACTACCCTCAAGGACCTCACCGGCGACTTCACCAAGGGCCAGGTCAAGCTCTACTTCCAGGTCTACGACGTCAAGGGCCAGAACGCCTACACCAAGTTCAAGGGCCACACCCTCGCGAGGAGCTACATCAGGAGCCTCGTTAGGAGGAGAACCACGAGAATTGACGGCATATTCAACATCACCACCAAGGACGGCTACAAGCTCCGCGTTATGGGTATGGTCATCGCCTACAGGCGCATACAGACCAGCCAGGAGAGGGCCATCAGGGAGATAATGAGGGACATAATCTACAAGAAGGCCGAGGAGCTCAACTACAAGGACTTCATCCTCGAGGCCGTCACTGGAAAGATGGCCACCGAGATAGCCAAGGAAGCCAGGAGGATCTACCCGATCAAGAGGGCCGAGATTAGGAAGATAAAGGTTCTCGCAGAGCCGGAGGCCTGA
- a CDS encoding KEOPS complex subunit Pcc1: protein MEIKAKVEIVWHYGNEERAKAIAQALEVDNTSLPASLKKSLNVKTRWDDGDVITKVKYSGEIETLIKALDDLVFSIKIAEDVT, encoded by the coding sequence GTGGAGATTAAAGCAAAGGTCGAAATCGTCTGGCACTACGGAAACGAAGAGAGGGCCAAAGCTATAGCCCAGGCGCTCGAGGTGGACAACACGAGCCTTCCGGCGAGCCTAAAGAAAAGTTTAAATGTGAAAACCCGATGGGATGATGGGGACGTCATAACAAAGGTTAAATACTCGGGTGAGATTGAAACACTCATCAAAGCGCTGGACGATTTGGTGTTTTCAATCAAAATCGCCGAAGATGTCACGTGA
- a CDS encoding 30S ribosomal protein S15, translating into MARIHARKRGRSGSKRPPRTAPPTWVEYTAEEVEGLVIKLRKEGYSAAMIGTILRDQYGIPSVKLITGKKITKILEENGLAPEIPEDLMALIRKAVKLRKHLEMHPKDKHSRRGLQLTESKIRRLVKYYRRTGKLPAKWRYDPEQAKLLVR; encoded by the coding sequence ATGGCAAGGATACACGCGAGAAAGAGGGGTAGGTCTGGTTCTAAGAGGCCACCGAGGACCGCTCCGCCGACCTGGGTAGAGTACACGGCGGAGGAGGTCGAGGGGCTCGTTATTAAGCTCAGGAAGGAAGGCTACAGCGCTGCCATGATAGGAACCATCCTCAGGGATCAGTACGGCATTCCGAGCGTCAAGCTCATCACCGGCAAGAAGATAACCAAGATACTCGAGGAGAACGGCCTCGCCCCGGAGATCCCGGAGGACCTCATGGCCCTTATCAGGAAGGCCGTCAAGCTCAGGAAGCACCTTGAGATGCATCCGAAGGACAAGCACTCAAGGCGCGGTCTCCAGCTCACCGAGAGCAAAATCAGGAGGCTTGTCAAGTACTACAGAAGAACCGGCAAGCTGCCAGCGAAGTGGCGCTACGACCCAGAGCAGGCCAAGCTCTTAGTCCGCTGA
- a CDS encoding Mov34/MPN/PAD-1 family protein has product METVKIRRELLEYLLELAREFYPNEFAGFLRERDGIFEEVLIAPAGHFGRNSAFFNTWMLPYDETIKGTVHSHPSPNPWPSQADLEFFSKFGGVHLIIAYPFTEESVRAYKNDGTRLRLEVLD; this is encoded by the coding sequence ATGGAAACAGTCAAAATCCGCAGAGAACTACTCGAATATCTCCTCGAATTGGCTAGGGAGTTCTATCCTAACGAATTCGCTGGCTTTTTGAGGGAGAGAGACGGGATTTTTGAGGAGGTTCTCATCGCCCCAGCTGGACACTTCGGTCGCAATTCGGCGTTTTTCAACACTTGGATGCTACCCTATGATGAGACCATAAAGGGGACGGTTCATTCCCACCCGAGCCCCAATCCGTGGCCCTCCCAGGCAGATTTAGAATTTTTCTCCAAGTTCGGAGGGGTTCATCTAATAATCGCCTACCCATTTACAGAGGAGAGCGTGAGGGCTTACAAAAACGATGGAACCCGATTGAGACTTGAGGTTCTTGATTAA
- a CDS encoding DUF92 domain-containing protein: MLERLAVDVAVMAGLSVGSYKIKALDTKGALAAAAIGLAVVELGGTYPLLAMITFVILGVLATKYRFREKAKLGLAQSRNGVRSWGNVLGNGLAAVIFLAFEYFSNMDVFWAATFASIATANGDTLASELGKVFGKRPRLITNLKPAKPGVNGAVSLPGELFALIGSFIIALFALPLTTQKALMLLAVTLGGFIGVNLDSLIGATLENEGITNNNSTNFLASLLGGFAGALLFYVLA, translated from the coding sequence ATGCTCGAAAGGCTGGCAGTAGACGTTGCAGTGATGGCAGGATTGAGCGTAGGTTCTTACAAGATAAAGGCTCTCGATACCAAGGGTGCCCTTGCAGCCGCGGCTATAGGTCTGGCTGTTGTTGAGCTCGGCGGAACGTATCCGCTTTTGGCTATGATAACCTTTGTAATCCTTGGTGTTCTGGCAACAAAGTACAGGTTCAGAGAGAAAGCAAAACTCGGCCTCGCTCAGAGCAGGAACGGGGTAAGAAGCTGGGGCAATGTTCTTGGCAACGGACTCGCAGCGGTGATTTTCTTAGCCTTTGAATACTTCTCCAACATGGACGTTTTCTGGGCCGCCACTTTTGCATCCATAGCGACCGCCAACGGCGACACCCTCGCAAGTGAGCTGGGAAAAGTTTTCGGAAAACGACCCAGGCTTATAACCAATCTCAAGCCAGCTAAACCCGGCGTCAACGGGGCCGTTTCACTGCCTGGAGAGCTCTTTGCGCTTATCGGCTCGTTTATCATAGCGCTCTTCGCCCTTCCGCTCACGACTCAAAAAGCCCTCATGCTTCTGGCGGTTACCCTCGGGGGGTTCATAGGGGTTAACCTCGACAGCCTCATCGGGGCAACCCTTGAGAACGAGGGAATAACAAACAACAACTCCACCAACTTCCTGGCTTCACTTCTCGGTGGCTTCGCCGGTGCGCTCCTTTTCTATGTCCTTGCGTGA
- a CDS encoding DUF2666 family protein, with protein sequence MKVEDQIIFTARHGSWKVGDRLLDMDNESIAHFLASIANTVNFKVAEYLTEVMNIAGIMSLAEEIAKKDLSDTVVALKSPGTARKLGTLVFEEDKKLKKHLVEVAKAILVRAALAKKVPIDYPEEPLKEVKIVLPFNEDHINFTAKHGRWIVVKRLMIDDKTPMADVARILASINETITLKLPIYAGIDLDGIDAWFGEFKKVKKAEIPAVVEKYKHFPAENYAPSGFEKHAEVYALRKALEKIGLPLDVPAKNLEKYLEKK encoded by the coding sequence ATGAAAGTTGAGGATCAGATTATCTTTACGGCCCGTCACGGAAGCTGGAAGGTAGGAGACCGGCTCCTCGATATGGACAACGAGAGCATTGCCCACTTTCTCGCGAGCATTGCCAACACCGTGAACTTCAAGGTAGCCGAGTATCTAACGGAAGTCATGAACATCGCGGGAATAATGAGCCTCGCCGAGGAGATAGCCAAAAAGGACCTGAGTGATACTGTAGTGGCCCTCAAGTCTCCAGGAACGGCAAGAAAGCTTGGCACCCTTGTCTTCGAGGAGGACAAGAAGCTAAAGAAGCACCTCGTTGAGGTAGCCAAGGCAATTCTCGTTAGAGCGGCTCTGGCCAAGAAGGTTCCCATTGACTACCCCGAAGAGCCCTTGAAGGAAGTCAAAATCGTCCTCCCCTTCAACGAAGACCACATCAACTTCACGGCCAAGCACGGCAGGTGGATAGTCGTGAAGAGGCTCATGATAGACGATAAGACTCCTATGGCGGATGTCGCCAGAATCCTGGCGAGCATAAACGAGACGATAACGCTTAAACTTCCAATCTACGCTGGGATAGACCTGGATGGTATAGATGCTTGGTTCGGGGAATTCAAGAAGGTTAAAAAGGCCGAGATTCCCGCTGTAGTTGAGAAGTACAAGCACTTCCCGGCCGAGAATTACGCACCGAGTGGCTTTGAGAAACACGCAGAGGTTTATGCCCTTAGGAAGGCCCTGGAGAAGATAGGCCTCCCGCTCGACGTCCCGGCAAAGAACCTCGAGAAGTACCTGGAGAAGAAATGA
- a CDS encoding SPOUT family RNA methylase, with translation MKFLVKTQRGMESVAANYIREALPDAEVWASPMGYSGLVIVETDDRSAEEKILEIPEVERAIRVLFEVPAELEAILSVAEDVAKLIRENETFAVKTKRRGKHDFSSLDVNVQLGAKIKELTNADVNLSWPDKVVQVEIIGDKAYISLLPGEEYRKFTPDKIDARKLFRKVTLVQMPYWGDYKACRSFGEKIGRAAQAFEVRELIIAPKEKMDAFELMEFIKGVRVGQESRHQIQREAYPWKVEKVPVSVWDLYQVVRDKRRNKRLLIITDPKGPTLAEVKDKLAKDLYYAKEVVIFVGSREGIPRGLFRFADYVVDLAPYMTFATEHGIPAALVSLWEVYEEYARTREE, from the coding sequence GTGAAGTTTCTAGTCAAGACTCAGCGCGGGATGGAGAGTGTTGCCGCTAACTACATCAGAGAGGCCCTTCCAGATGCAGAGGTGTGGGCATCTCCGATGGGCTACTCTGGCCTCGTCATAGTGGAGACTGACGATAGAAGTGCCGAGGAAAAGATATTGGAGATACCTGAGGTTGAGAGGGCTATAAGGGTCCTCTTCGAGGTTCCCGCCGAGCTTGAGGCTATCCTGAGCGTAGCTGAGGATGTTGCAAAGCTCATCAGAGAAAACGAGACCTTTGCCGTTAAGACCAAGCGCCGCGGGAAGCACGACTTCTCGAGCCTCGACGTTAACGTCCAGCTCGGTGCGAAAATCAAGGAACTCACCAACGCCGATGTTAACCTAAGCTGGCCTGACAAGGTGGTTCAGGTCGAGATAATAGGCGATAAAGCTTACATCTCCCTTCTTCCTGGGGAGGAGTACAGGAAGTTTACCCCTGATAAAATCGACGCGAGGAAGCTCTTCCGCAAGGTTACGCTCGTCCAGATGCCCTACTGGGGTGACTACAAGGCCTGCAGGAGCTTTGGTGAGAAGATTGGAAGGGCTGCCCAGGCCTTTGAGGTGAGGGAGCTTATAATAGCCCCCAAGGAGAAGATGGATGCCTTCGAGCTAATGGAGTTCATTAAGGGGGTGAGGGTCGGCCAGGAGAGCAGGCACCAGATACAGCGCGAGGCCTATCCGTGGAAGGTCGAGAAGGTGCCCGTCAGCGTCTGGGATCTCTACCAGGTGGTCAGAGACAAGAGAAGGAATAAGAGGCTACTCATAATTACCGACCCGAAGGGACCAACGTTGGCCGAGGTGAAAGATAAGCTGGCCAAGGACCTTTACTATGCCAAGGAGGTCGTCATCTTTGTCGGTTCCCGCGAGGGAATACCGCGCGGTCTCTTCCGCTTCGCTGATTATGTCGTGGATCTGGCTCCCTACATGACCTTTGCAACTGAGCACGGTATTCCCGCTGCGCTGGTGTCCTTGTGGGAGGTTTACGAAGAGTACGCCAGGACGAGGGAAGAGTGA